Genomic window (Flavobacteriales bacterium):
TTGGTCCGGTCGCGGTCGCCGCCGCAGCCCACCACGGTAAGCACGCGTTCCCTGTCGCCACAGACGGTGCCGATGGTGGAGAGCACGTTCTTCAGCGCGTCCGGCGTATGCGCATAATCCACGATGCCGATGACGCCGGTGGAGCCGCGCACCACTTGGAAGCGGCCCGGCGGCGGCTCCAAGTCGCTCAAGGCCGTCAGCGCGTCCACCGGATCGAGGCCGAGAAGGACGGCGGAGGAATAGACAGCGAGCAAGTTGCTGGCATTGAATTCACCGACGAGCCGCGAGAACATCTCATGGCCGTCGATGTTGAGCTGCAGGCCGGTGAGCTGGTTCTCGATGATCCGCGCCTTGTGGTCCGCCATGTTGCGCACGGCGAAGGAGCGCTTAGTGGCCTTGGTGTTCTGCACCATCACCGCGCTGTGGGCATCGTCCGCGTTCACCAAGGCGTACGCCTCCGTGGGAAGCCCGTCGAAGAAGGCCTTCTTCGCATGGATGTAGGCATCGAACGTGCCGTGGTAATCGAGGTGATCGTGCGTGATGTTGGTGAACACGCCGAGCACGAACCGGAGGCCGGCGATGCGCTCCTGGATCACGGCATGGCTGCTCACCTCCATGAAGCAATGCGTGATCCCGGCCTCCACCATCTGCGCCAACAGCTCGTTCAACCGGAGCGGATCAGGCGTGGTGTGCGTGGCGGGGACGACCGTGCTTCCGATGCGGATCTCCACCGTGGAGAGCAGCCCGCTCTTATGGCCCAGCTTTCCGAAGAGCTTGTACAGCAGCGTGGCCACACTGGTCTTCCCGTTGGTGCCGGTGATGCCGATGAGCTTCAGCTTTTGGTCCGGATGGCCGTGGTAGTTGCCCGCCATGATGGCCAGCGCATGCCGCGAATCCGCGACGCGCACGTAGGTGACCCCTTCCTTGAGGTGCTTGGGCAGGTCCTCGCAGATGATGGCCGCAGCACCCTTTTCGATAGCAGTATCGATGAACGCATGGCCATCGCCCGCCGTGCCGCGGATCGCGACAAAGGCGGTGAACGGCACCACCTCGCGGCTATCGAAGGCAACATGGTCAATAGCGGTGTTGGTGTCACCCACCACCTGTTCCAGCTGGGTTTTATAGAGTATGTCCTTGAGCAGTTTCATGTGGCGAGCTCGAGTGTCACGGTGCTACCTTTCATGGACCGGGTTCCAGGCGCGGGCGATTGGCGCTTCACCATCCCGCTGCCCGAAAGCCG
Coding sequences:
- a CDS encoding UDP-N-acetylmuramoyl-L-alanyl-D-glutamate--2,6-diaminopimelate ligase encodes the protein MKLLKDILYKTQLEQVVGDTNTAIDHVAFDSREVVPFTAFVAIRGTAGDGHAFIDTAIEKGAAAIICEDLPKHLKEGVTYVRVADSRHALAIMAGNYHGHPDQKLKLIGITGTNGKTSVATLLYKLFGKLGHKSGLLSTVEIRIGSTVVPATHTTPDPLRLNELLAQMVEAGITHCFMEVSSHAVIQERIAGLRFVLGVFTNITHDHLDYHGTFDAYIHAKKAFFDGLPTEAYALVNADDAHSAVMVQNTKATKRSFAVRNMADHKARIIENQLTGLQLNIDGHEMFSRLVGEFNASNLLAVYSSAVLLGLDPVDALTALSDLEPPPGRFQVVRGSTGVIGIVDYAHTPDALKNVLSTIGTVCGDRERVLTVVGCGGDRDRTKRPLMAAIAASMSRNVILTSDNPRNEEPMAIIEEMRKGLLAADLARAFVNTDRREAIRQAVGMAAPGDVVLVAGKGHENYQEVRGERHHFDDVEVLKETLELMRK